The genomic window ACGTCAGCGCCCCGGGTGGCGCCGCCTCCGCCCGCCGGCCTGGGCCGCCGCTCCCGCCGAGGGAAGGCGGGCCGGGGACCGCGGGGAGAAGGCGGGCCGGGGGACCTGCCGGGGAGAAGGTGGGCCGGGGGACCCCTCTGGGGGAGAAGGTGGGCTGGGGGGCCTTCCTGGGAGAAGGTGGGCCGGGGGACCCctctgggggagaaggagggccGGGGGACACCTCTCGGGGCATGTGGGCCAGGGAGGAGAGCGGGAGACCCCCCCCGAAGGAGAAGATGGGCCGGGACACCCCTCTGGAGGAGAAGGTCGTCCGGGGGACCTGCCAGAGAGAAGGTGGGCTGGGAGACCCCCTGTGGGGGAGGATGGATGAGGAACCAAGCCAGGACAAAGTGGGCTGGGTAATTGGGGGGTGCAGGGAAAGTGGGGGGACCACCCGGAAAGAAGGTGGGCTGAGGGTACAGGGGTAGGCAGGCCCTGAGACCCTTGGGTGTGGGGTGAGACCCTCAGGATGTCCTTCCCGTTCAGATGGCCAAGGAACAACTACTTGGCTCCAACTCTCTTCTTACCCAGCAGGCGGACAGGGGGCAACCGgggttttctgttgcttttcctCCCTGCTCCTTTTCCGGCTGGGTACAGCcagcccccgccgccccccccccccccacaggatCCTTGACTCTCCTGATGCTCGGCCCCCAGAGGAGGACAGAATTCAGGGGAGCCAGGAGCGCACTGGCAAAGGTCAACTCTATAAAGAGAGAGTGATTATGTGGAATTggagccccacccccatccctggtCAGAGCCCCCAGGCCTCCCGTCCCTGTCAACTAGGGCAGCAGGGGCTAGAGGGGTGGACAGGAGGTGCTGCTGCCTTGCTCTGGGCCCTGCAGCCTCAGCAGGGGGGtcagggtctggggtggggggcaccgaGGGCTCCTTCCTCCCAGCTGCATCCATGCTCCTCTGGGGGTGCCGGAGCAGAGTGGCCTCTGATGTGCAGTAGGGAGTACAGTACAGTTCTGCCCCCTGCTCCTGGAGGATGCTGGCCACCTGAAGCACGACTCCAGCCTGGACGGAAAGCCTGGTCCAGGCCACCCAGCTGCGGCAGCCCCGACAGGCAGGCGCTCACCTGAGCCCGCAGCCTCTCAGGGCCACCTGTCCCACTTGCAGGCAGCTCCGCTGAAGTGCTCCCTCCTCTTGAGCCAAAACCCGCCCTGGTGtggccagcccccctcccccagcagatgACCCCTGGACCGCAGCCCGGCAGTGCCCATGGCAGGGCCTTAGCTGGGAGGCACCAGCATGAGGAGTAAGAGTGGAGAAGACTCTGGGCgatggtggggagggtgggggggagggagaagctcccATCCCCCCCAGCCCCGTGCTCAGCGCCTTCCTCCCTGAATTGCAGCTGTCACCCTCCCCTCTGGAGTCCTTCTCCCTGGACCTGGTGCGGACTCTGGGAAGCACTGTCCACCAGGAGCACCATGGTTGAGTTAGTGCGGATGAACAGTGCTGAGTCTGCAGGGCGGCCCAGGGCACCGGCCCGGGCACTGCTGAGGGGCTGTCCCCTGCAGCAGTGCCTTGGTGCTCACACCAGCAGTGTCCACCTCCGCCCTTGGCGGTCCAGCAAGGCCAGAAGTTTCTGGAGGCCCCCGGGCTGCAGCCCCCCTCCCATACCTCCATTGTTTACAAACAAGGACAGCGTCACCAGCATTTAGCAAAGGCTCACCAGAGGCTTGCTTAGTTCCTTGCACGCTCCAGcagcaaaccccccccccccgcccggccaCTGCCTGGGAAGCACGCAGCATCAGCCCTGGGCCGCCCCTGCTCCACAGACGGGTACCCAGATGGGCGTCATGCCACAGGACACTGAGGCTGGAAGCAGCCCAGTCCCTCCCGGAGGAGTCGGCCTGctggcaagagggagaagcagaccaggAGCCCCCACTTCCCCGGGGCCTGAGGCCACTCCGGCCTGCACGTGTCCACTGCATCTGGAAGTGTCCGCAGAGATGCTCGAAGCTCTTCCAAAGCCGCAGGCCGACTACACACTAAAGTAAGCGTCCACGTGGGTCCCAAACCCTCCCTGTCCTCAACCTCCAGAAAGCCCTCCTCCCTCGCCTTCAGTTACTTAGATGCgcattgagcacctgctgtgtgccctgTTGTACCTCCTCTTGCTGTAAGGGGGAGAGTGACACATGCCCCACAGTGCCCTGGGGAGAGCAGCGCTGgtgggggtggatgggtgggGACCTAGGGCCTCCTGAAGTGACCTGGGCTCAGAGGCCACGCAGAGAGGGAACGTGCATGGGGCCAGATGCAAGGACCCaggaagcagggggcagtggcCTTGAGATGCAGATGTCCCCTCTGGCTGCCCATTCATGCTCTGGCCCTTCCATGTGGTCTGCCCTTTGCCTCAACACCGACCGAGTCCACGCCATTCCTGGGGGCGCAGTCCACGTAAGCATCAGGACCTCACCACCCACCCACATGGCCAGGCCTGCAGCAGGGCTAAGAGGGGGACTCCCAGCAGCACGCACCCTGCAGCCAGCCTCGAAGGTGGGGCCCGTTTTATTCACCTTGTTACCCAGTGGAAACAGCATGTTTCAGGTCATGTTGAtcccctccctctccaaaaaGTATACTGAAGCCTAGTGCAGGCTTTTCTTTTAATGGTAGTAACATACACAagataacatttaccattttgaTCATCTCTAAGTGCACAGCTCTGTGGCATTAAGTatgttcacactgttgtgcaagcATCACAGTGCCCCTCTGCAATTCTGGCCCCCctagccccaccccaccccctgatgctcaccattctacttcctgtcttcGCGAGCTTGACTGTTCTAGGGACCATGGGTTGGTGGACTCCTGCAGAGTTGGACCCTCTGTGACTGGCTTACATCACCTGGCACGGTGTCCtccaggttcacccatgttgtagctgGTGTCAGGATTCCCCTCCTTCTTAagactgaatactattccatcCTACATAGAACCCACATTTGATTTGTCCGTTCATTGTCGAAGGACTCTTGAGTTGTtctcaccttttggctattgtgagtaatgctgctaagaatgtgggtgtgcaaatatctgtttGTGTCCCTGCTGCTACCTTTgtgtgtatacccagaagtgggatcgGTGAatcatagtgtagttctatttctaactttttgaggaacctccatactgttgtccagagtggctgcaccagtttgcatgcccaccaacagtgcatgagggttccaatttaACCATATCCAATTTGACCCCCAAAAGCAGGGTCAGCGTCCTGCTTTTGCACGTGGAGATGCAGCTTTCCCAACGCCATGTGTTGAAAGCATAGTTCTCTCCCCATTAAATGGTCATTGCACCCTTGTCAGAATCATGTGACCGTGTGGGCAAGGGTTTTATTTCCAGGCTTTTTATTGTCTTTCATTGGTCTGCATGTCCAGGCTTATGCCACACTGTGTTGAtttctgtagctttgtagtaagttttagaATCAGGAAGTGTGAGCCCTCCAACTCTGTGCTTTTTTCAGGATCATTTCAGTTCTTCTAGGCCCCTTACAACTCTATATGAATTTGATGATTGGCTtctccatttctgcaaaaagggCTATGAtaattttgacagggattgcattgaatgtgtaggtcaTTTTGGgtagtattgccatcttaacaatgttaATATTCTGATCCACGAACGtgggatgtgtttccatttatttgtgccttaTGCTTTCAGtgatgtttcatagttttcagctCACAAGTCTTTTGTCCCATTGCTGAAgtgtattcctaagtatttttttttttatgttgttgtaaatggaattgtgttcctaatttccttttgggATTGTTTATTCTTAGTGTATggaaacaaaactgatttttgtgtgttgatttagtattctgcaactttgctgaatttattacttctaatagcaTTTTGTAGAATCTTTAGAGTTCCTAATTCTTGATGATTGTACGTAAAAGCATGTCATTGGTGAACAGAAATTACTTCTGTCTAATTTAgatgctgtttgtttgttttttattcgTGCccaattgctctggctagaacttccaataccgTGTTGAGTAGAAGTGGTAAAAGTGGCATCTTTCtcgtttctgatcttaggggaaatgcttttttttttttttaagattttatttatttgagagagagaatgagagagagaacacgagaggggggagggtcagagggagaagcagactccccgctgagcagggagcccgacgcgggactcgatcccaggactccaggatcatgacctgagccgaagacagtcgcttaaccaactgagccacccaggcaccccaatgctttttttttttttttttttactttttcaccattgagtatgatgttcacttTGGGCTTTTTGATATGTGGCCTTACTATGGTGAaaaatttctttctattccttgtttgttgagtatttttatcatgatagtgtgttgaattttgtgaagTGCTTTCTCTGCGTTGGTTGAGATGATCCTGTGGgctttccccccttcattctatTAGTGTAGTGTCTCACCTGGATTGCTCTTGAgactgaaccatccttgcattccaggaactaattccacttggtcgtggtgtaCCATCTTTCTAACTCACGGGTGTATGCAGTTTCCtggtattttgctgagaattttgcATCAAGGTTcatgagggttgttttttttgtagttctctcTTCTCGTCAAGTCTTTGTCTGGCTTCGGTTATCAGGGCAATGCTGGCTTCAGAGGGAGTGTTAGGAAATGTTCTCTCCTCCTGAACATTTGGGAAGAATTTAAGGATTggtattgatttttctctaaatccgtggtagaattcaccagcaaagcttttctttgctgggaggcttttgattactgattcagtctctgTAATAGCTGCAGGTCTGTGAGATGTCCTGTTTCTTCATAATTCAGCTTTGGTGGGTTGTGTGTGTCGAAGAGTTTGCCCTTTCCATCCAGGCTGTCCATTGTGTCAGTGAGCAACAAGTGCAGGTCTTATGGCTGTGAACCAGGCAGACACGTCCCTCTGCTGCGGAGCTCATGTGCCAGAGCAGATGACAGACAATTAATAACAGTCTGGGGGGTGGGAGAAGTCAGAAAGGAGGTACTAGTTCAGGGTCGGAGGTGTGCTTTTGTAACATAGGAAGCCATCTGGTGAATGCCAAGAGAGTTCTAAGAGCAGGCCCTTGGGAGACCTGGACCAAACCGATCTGATCCAGAACCCACTGAAATGAACAGTGACCCATGGGGGACTTTGGAAACCTTCTGGGTTTTCCTGATACGTATGAGAGTGCCCTTCTTCTCTAGCATCTCTAGGATGGCCCTGTGATGTTTGGAAGCAGTGCGTTTGTAGACAAAAGCCCCTCAGCCCAGTGACATATAATTTACCATCCAAAAGGGCGCTGTTCGTAAAACACCAGAACAGGGCAAACGGGCTACTCTGGGAAAACCAGCCCTAGGTGACACATAACCCACACTTGGGTCAGTCAGGTCTGAAGAGCTGGATCTGCACAAATGCCAGGAGTGGACGTGGCGTGATGAGCCTGGGTAGGTGTGCTGCAGTGCTGCCAGGCTTGCTTCATGAGCTGCTGGTGTCTGCTGGGCACAGTGGGCCACGGCCATCCCAGGCACCGCCCTGAAGCGGCTAGCACTCTGCCTGGGTAATTTCCACCCAGTCCCCAGGTTGTCCCTCCTGGAGTCCCCAAGATATCACCTGCACAGTCCAGCGCACAGCACAGGCTGAAGTGCCTGGTGCAGAGCCTGCTTTGGCCCATGGGCAGGTCCATGGGGCCCCTGGCTGTGCTAGGGAAGCTGATGAGGAGAGGAGCGGAGGCCCAGCCAGCAGCAGCCAGGGGCCCTTGTGGCGAGGGCAAAGCAACCTCTGCAAGGCTCACTCCACCAAGTGGGGAGTaaggagcaaaggggaaaggGCAGTAAATCAGGCATTGTCCAAAGAATTCACGGCAGAATAAGGTCGCAGGAGAAGAGAGCCGCTCCTGAGGGGACCACATTGGGAGAGAGCTGGGGTCCTCGTGCCCGCCCACAGAGGGTGCTGAGAGGGCCCCTGTCCGGAGCCAGGAGGAGACAGATGGCAAGGAGGGCTGTCTGCAATTCCCTTTGTACTTGCAGGCGCTAACACGGGTGAGGGCACAAATGGTGaatttgttcttaaaatgtttgCCCTGGCCTGGGTTTTTAGATTCAAAAAAGCCAGGATATTAACAATCTGTTGACTGGAACATGGACAAACTGAGGGCACATTAAGGTACAAAGGAAATGTCACCCTCACAGACAACTGAAGCAATGCAGGTGAAAACCAGAAACCCACTTTCCTGTCCCACTGGCCAAGAGCGGGGCAGGTCAGTGCTGAGGACCAAGACACCCTTCCTTCCTTGTCCCTCCCCTTGGCCTTCCTTCCGGGGAGAAGCTAATTCCCTGGCGGGGTGTGTGCGCCCACCTGGAGACTGCTCCTCATATCCCAAGTGCCAGCAGCACCCAAGAACCCTGTGCGGTGGCTTCTCCCCTCATCAGTGGGTTCTCTCTATCCACTGATACCTGCCCTGGACCTGAGCCCGACCTTGCTCTGCAGAccacccctgtccccagccccagcgGCCCTCCCTGCCACACGCCTGTGACCCTGGGTTATGTTCCTTGTGTTCTTATCTGATACAGCCTCATGTACACACATCTATACTGTACCCCAAAACAGAAGTGCCATGAAGGGGTGGCCCCTGCCGCTGAGTCTGGAACACTTGTACAGCCACTGTGTGGGGCCTGGGTCACAGCAGAATGCAGTGGTGGGAAGACACTGCGCTGGTACTGGGTGCAGTGCTGGGCACAGTGGTGCTGGGTATGGTGCTGGGCACAGTGCTGGGCTCGGTGGTGCTAGGTGCTAGGCGCAGTGGTGCTGGGCGCAGTGGTGCTGGGCGCAGTGGTACTAGGTGCAGTGCGGGGCGCAGTGTTAGGCTGGGTGGTGCTGGGCGCAGTGGTGCTAGGTGCAGTGCGGGGCACGGTGCTGGGCTCGGTGGTGCTAGGTGCTAGGCTCAGTGGTGCTGGGCGCAGTGGTGCTAGGTGCAGTGCGGGGCACGGTGCTGGGCGCAGTGTGCTTATCTGATGCAGCCCCACATACACACAGCTCTCCTGGGCGCGCAGACCCCTCACCAAGCGTGCGTGGGGGCTGGAGTCCGGGGAAGTTCCTGCAGACGTCTGTGGGCTGCGCAGGACAGATGCAGGTGCGCCAGGAGGCGCATCACGAGtgatttctgttcctttctgtctaGCGGCACTCTGAAGTTACTATAATAAACGTGTTACTtttcaaacaagcaaacaagatCAACAAAAGCTCttttttacaaaggaaaacaagaaacgGTCAGCACGAGTGTCTGGCTTGCCCCGGAGCAGCGGCCGGGCCCGGGCCTCTGCGCCCTCCCAGGCCGCGCTCACCCACACCGGCGCGGGCGCCCGCGGTGACGCTCAGCCCGGCCGGCCGCGGAACGGGCACCGTGCGCGCGCAGCCCCCGTGCGGCCGGGGAGGACGGCTCCCCGCCCCGACCTCAGCCCGGAAGCGCTCACGGCCCCGCCCCACGCCGTCCCGCGCACAGGCCGGAAGAGCTcacggccccgccccgccccgcgcacAGGCCGGAAGAGCTcacggccccgccccgccccgagcACAGGCCGGAAGAGCTCGCGGTCCCGCCCCGAGCACAGGCCGGAAGCGCCCACGGTCCCGCCTCCAGCACAGGCCGGAAGTGCTCACGGCCCTCCGCCCCGTGCCATCCAGAGCACAAGCCGGAAATGCTCGCGGCCCGGCCCGCTCACAGGCCGGAAGCggctcaggccccgcccccgtgCACGGGCCGGAAGCGCGCCCGTCGTCTGCGAATCCCGGGTGCTGTGGCCGGTTTCCTCCAGAGCCCCGCGGCACGCTTGTCCGCAGCGCTGCCGGCTGAGCGACCGTGGAAACGCCacagtggtggggggcagggccggCGGGGGAGCCCCGATGATGGCTGATGTGGGCATTAGCAGCAGCGCTCAGCGCGCTCTGCTTGGTCTCCGAGCCTGCGGTCCGAGGACCGGCCCGGGGTGTGTGTGTCGTCGGCGGGGCTCGGGCCCCCACCCTGCGCGCCCCCGCCGCGGTCCCGGCCGAATCGGAAGCCACGCCGTGTTTATactaaaagaataaagatttttattaagcATTGTAAGTTGCATTCAATAGCCTTCGGTACAGCACGCCACAACCCACCTACAATCAGTCAGACCCAACAGCAGTTCATTCTTGCACAATCCATGAGTTAGGGCAGAACTCCCTTCAACTTACAGTAAGATCCTACTCAGGTCTCGCGGGCAGGGATTGGGGAATTACATCTCATTTCTGATCACTAATGTGTGATGAAGAGCATCAGGAGAATTATATGAAAACGAATAAGTGATTCTGATTTCAAAGTACATTGTTTggaaacagtaacaaaaacatCAAAATGATATAAGTATACCTGCTTCTACTAAATTCTTGATGGGAAAGTTCTCAAGAACAAGCAATTTGTTTCCTGCTACAGAagggggggttgttttttttgtttttttttttttaaagatcaaagggattttttttttgtttttcacagaaTTTCATATTTTGCTAATATGAAGGCATAAAACAGCAACAAAGAACAATAATGCATACAGCAGTGAATACACCAGGGTAATGTTGATATTTGAAACAGCTAGAtaatttttggggggtttttagAATAAATGCAACAGAGGTCaataatcacaaaattttaaGGTTAGAGCAAGATCAGTCAATGACTAAACAGAGTTAACATCTTTTATAGGACTATTACTGattattagcattttgttttgcaaatggGCACATACTGGTAAGAATGGAAGGACAATAACATGCATAATATTAACtacacactttaaaaattatgaaccaTGCAGAAGGTTAGCTCAAGTAGTAGCACTAATGGTCTACGTCCGATCAAAACCACATAGTTCATTGATCACAGATGCATGGTATTAAGTCACGAAGTTTCAGAACACATTGTGTTGATTTTGAAAGGTCATTTGCATCTTCTATGATTTCAACTTTATCTCCATTTAACTTGCTTGTAAAGTAAGTATGATGTACTGCATATTTAAAATCAGAACGGCAATATTActctataattttttgttttgatagttgcacttttttttaacacaaaagaaCCACATCAACAGTGAtgagatttaagaaagaaaaaccgTGGTGTGCCTTATTTCTTTCATAATCATAAAATCAAAGCCTTAGACAAAGCTTTCTTGTGAACAGTAATGCAAAATCAAAGATAATGGCATACATATGGTGCCAAATgctaaaaatgatattttaagctATATATACTTAAAGACTgccaaaatttgttttctttatagttcAAGAAACACAACTATAGGCTTTTGTCATAACCAGTTTAAACTTTGTGTGTACTTCATTTTAAGTGTGGGAGTCAaatgctcttcattttctttctctctttttgttttattgtagcATTTTGACTACAACTggttaaaactaaaaatgtgttgtttaaatCTCTGATATCAAAGAGGGATCCGAATTTCCAAAGTCCTCATTTTTCTCTTACggaaaggaaaaaatgtacataactgtaggctctctttctctccagatATTCCTGAATCCTACCCTTCCAGCATCCTTCACCCtctataaaaaataagtttactcttctttctttaagACAGCAGCCTCCAGAGCATCAGCTCTGCGGCAAGCACTGTCTGTACTTAGTGCATTTAAGTGAGGATTTGTATTGCACGTCTTAGAGTCATTGTTCAAGGCACTTTCCGAGTGGCTGGGGGCCCTGGCGTCGCCTGCGCTCCCGTTCATCTGGGCAGCAGGCTTCTCCTCAGCCACCGCTCCGTTTTCAGCCAGGGACCCATCTGAAGACACGGCGGACGACTTGGATTCCCCGGATCTTGACTTCAGTTCTTTGGCCACTTCTTCCGCAGAAGCAGCGTAAGGAGGCTTGCCCTGGTCAGAATCAAGGACAACAAGCAATAAAGCAGCTTTGATAAacagtgggagagaaggaaggcctACCAAGGCCTGATACTGCTTGCTCCAGATTCAACAGTGGAATGCACAGCACGGGTGTGCTCTTCACGGTGCGTGCTCTCTGCCCTTTATACTCTGGGGGCTGGACAGCCCTACTCCTTATACCCCCTGTGCACCTGCGCACTCTCTCCACTCTCCTCCCCATACACTCCAGTCTGTGTTCTCCACAGTCTGTGCACACAGTCCATACACTGTGTAGATTTATAGTCTGTATGCTCTATGTACCCTAGCACCCGCAGAGTGTCTGCTCTATACACCTACGTACTCTGGTCTGTACCTCACGTGGTCTGCGTGCTCTGCACACTCTCTACAGTCTGTATTGTCTACACTCCATACTCTCTCTGGTCTGTGGCCTCTACAGTCTACACTCTAATGcactctgtcttgtttctgactgACCCGCCACTGGCAGAAGCTTGTCTCAGCAGGTTCGTCCTGGGACCCCTTCCCTCCACTTCTCTGTAGTTGATATCCTGGCCATGCAGGAGAGCCCCACTTGAACTCTACCTAATCCTTCTGGATAGTACCAGTTCTACCTTAACACCGCCCCTCAATAAATCCTCTCTGAAATTTCAGA from Zalophus californianus isolate mZalCal1 chromosome 13, mZalCal1.pri.v2, whole genome shotgun sequence includes these protein-coding regions:
- the LOC118356198 gene encoding uncharacterized protein LOC118356198 isoform X1, whose translation is MWAREESGRPPPKEKMGRDTPLEEKVVRGTCQREASPRRPPPPHRILDSPDARPPEEDRIQGSQERTGKGSSAEVLPPLEPKPALVWPAPLPQQMTPGPQPGSAHGRALAGRHQHEDCHPPLWSPSPWTWCGLWEALSTRSTMVELVRMNSAESAGRPRAPARALLRGCPLQQCLGAHTSSVHLRPWRSSKARSFWRPPGCSPPPIPPLFTNKDSVTSI
- the LOC118356198 gene encoding uncharacterized protein LOC118356198 isoform X2, translated to MWAREESGRPPPKEKMGRDTPLEEKVVRGTCQREGSSAEVLPPLEPKPALVWPAPLPQQMTPGPQPGSAHGRALAGRHQHEDCHPPLWSPSPWTWCGLWEALSTRSTMVELVRMNSAESAGRPRAPARALLRGCPLQQCLGAHTSSVHLRPWRSSKARSFWRPPGCSPPPIPPLFTNKDSVTSI